CCGACGGCAGTTATTGCCCAACCCAGTAAAATGGCGCCGACGTCGGCGCTGGCGGCCATATTTTGCGGGAGCGAGAAAATCCCCCCGCCTATCATCGAGCCCACTACCAAGGCCACTAGCGCGCCGAGTCGAAGTTTGCCAGGAGAATCAGACATCGCGCAGCTCCATCCAAGAGAAGGAATTCACAACGGTAGTTCAATCGCTGTACGGGCAGATGACGCAGATCAAGTAGTTATCTTATTGCCGTGACAATCTGTCGCTGGTGCCTGCAGGCAACTGGGGCAACCTGGACCACATAACTCGACACGCTATCGTTGCTCTATTTGTAGATACCGTCTTGTTGCGAGGTGGCGAGGTGGCGAAGTGTCATGCATCGCATGAAGTCCTTCGCCAGAAGTTGGCATCTACACAGAGTTTTCAGCAGGCTCCGGCCTTGACCAGATCCATAGATTGCCCAGGCTCATACCGCCAATGGCGAGGTAGACCGGCCAGTGGTGGTTGAGCAGGATGAGCATCGCTACAACGCAGATCAACATGCTGACGCTAGCGCTGATTTTAGCCCGGCGGGCTATCAGGCGGCCGTTGCGCCAATTGCTCAGCATCGGGCCAAACAGTCGATGGTTTTCTAGCCAGGCGCTTAACCGGGGTGAACTTTTGGTGGCAGCCCAGGCGGCCAGCAGGATGAATTCGGTAGTGGGCAAACCGGGTACGACGATGGCGATCAAGCCTATGGTCAAGCTGACATAGGCAAGAATACCGAACAGCACGCGAGCGGTTTTTGAGCCGGTCGGTGCGTGAGGTTTGGTCGAGAGGGTCATGGGCGTGTGTCCATTTAACAACCCGGGCAGTTTAACAGGGCTGGCCGGGCGCGCCGGGTTCAAGCAGTTTAAGTCTTCGGTGCGGTGGCGTAAGCCTGTCGCAGCAACACATTGAAACGTTCAAATGCCTCGATTGCGCCCCGTTCGACTTGCGCCTCTTGCTCGGCACTGAGCTGCAAATTATCCAGAGTTCGCACAAAACGCTTCCAACCGTCGGCCCGGCCCCCGGCAGGTTCGCTCAGATGACGCGCGCCAAAGGTAGCGTTGAGGTCTAGAGCCACGGCGCGCTTGATCAAAAAAGCTGCGCCCAGCTTGGAGCCTTCCGAGACGTATAACCATCCCAATGCCTGGAATTTGGTGGGCTGAAGCAGTGCACCGGCGACCGGTTCAGGCACCACGGTGCAAAGGTCTGTCAGATCGGCCTTGGCGTGTTCAGCGCGGCAGCGGTCGGGCAGGTCGTCGAAGATTTTCACCAGTTCCGGGTCGTTGTACACGGCTTCCAACTCCGCTTGAAAAACGTATTGAGCCACGACAAAGCGGGTGTAACTGGCCAAGCTTTCAAACGGTGCGTTGGCTTTTACCGCCTTGTCGAGCTGTTCATGAGGCGCCTGGGTGATCTGATTCAGCCGTTGAGAGCGAAGGGCCGGGCGATGCTGTCGGGAAGTCATAAATCGTCCTTTTAAAACACGTTTCGAAACGAGTAAACCTGCGCCGAATGTACCCGGCGCAGGCTAAAACATCAGATGTCCCACACCACGTTGACGCCGAAATTGCGGCCCGGCTGGGTCAAACGATCAAGGTTGGCCGGGCTGGTGGCGCCCGCTTCGCCAGTGCTGTCGTAACCGCGCACGTCATCCCAGCTCCAGTATTTTTTATCGGTGAGGTTGTACAGGCCGGCGTTGATGGTTACGTCATCAGCAACCTTGTAGTAACCGGTTAAATCGAAGACGCCATAGCCTGCTGATCTGAATTGGCTGGAGGTGCCGTCTGGCGCATTGAAAACGGTCGCGGTGTCGTCGACCTGGTTCTTGCGCTGAACCACTGTCCAGCTCAGCAATCCGCCATAAGCATTTTGGTCGTAGCCCAAACCGAAGACGCCGGTCAGCGGGTTGACGCTGTTGATCGGCTGGCCAGTGTCGTTGTTGCGTCCGTGGGCATAGGCCACTGAACCTTGGGTGTACAGACCGGCGGATGCACCGAATGCATCAAGGTTCAAGCGGCCTTTGACCTCGGCGCCCTTGATGGTGGCGTGCTTGATGTTATTGGCCTGGAACACGGTTTCAAGAGCACCAGGGGTAATCGCGTCTTCGTTGATGAAGTCGCGGTACTTGTTATAGAACACCGCTACGCCAAACGATCCCGCGTCGAAATTGCCTCGCAGGCCGGTTTCGTAGCTTTTGCTGGTCTCCGGTTTCAGGTTCGGATTAGGTGCAACGATGTAGCCTGAGGTGAGATTTTCGAACTGGCCATACAGTGCTTTGGCGGTTGGCGTGCGGAAACCTTCGGCGTATTGGCCGTACAAGGTGTATTGCTCGGTCAGCGCATAGGTCAGACCCAATTTGGGTGATACGCGATGCCAGGTTTTATTTTTGTCGCTGACCGTGCCGTTACCGCTTGGGTTGGCGCTATTCAAAAATTCCTGAGTGATATGCGGATCAAGCTGGGTGTAGTCGTAGCGCAGGCCCGGCGAGAAGGTCCAGTTGTTCCAGCGAATTTCGTCTTGAGCGAACAGCGCATAACTGGTGACGGTAGGGTCCGGGAAGTCGCTCATAGGCTTAACACGGTCGGCCGGGCTGTCCGTACCAATCACTCGGCAGGCGCGAAATACGGCCACGCAGGTACCGCTGCCTTGGCGCAAGCCGGTGACTTTTTGCTGCTTGATGGTTGTGCCGTAGGTCAGCAGATGATCGGTATCAACAATCGAAAAGGTTTTGTCGAACTGCGCGTCAACGACCCATTGTTTGTCTTGATAGACAGTGTTTCGCACACGGTTCACTTTACGGCTAGGAGACGATAACAACTCTTCTGTGCTCTGGTCGGTCTTGGCGACTTGATAGTTCAAACTCCATTTGACGTGATCGGCCAGCGCGCTATTGAGGGCGAAGCGGTTTTCAATGCCGAATCGTTCGCGGGTGAGGGTGTCATTCCCCGTGCGCGACTTGTACCAACCTTGGGGAGCGGGGAAGTAAGGCCCGCCCACTGCACTTTTCTGGTTGGTATCGGTATCACTCCTGTAGCGTTCGTAAGTCAACCCTAGCCGCGATTCCTCGCCATAATTCCAGCCCAGTTTTGCCAGTACATTTGTGTTACGCACATCCTCCGGGTTCGCAGCGGTGCGGCCCAGCCCGGTGCCGCCATGGTCATCATAGGATTCAGTTTCACGACCGTTGCGCTGGCTCAGGTGCAGCAAACCGTCGATATTTTCATGGTGACCGGCGACGGTAGCGGAGTTGAGCCAACTGTTGTCCGCCGAGTTGTAACCGGTTTTCAACCGGGCGCCGACGTCTTGCCCGGGCTTAATAATGTCGTCCGGATCGAGGGTGAAATAGCTGACCGCGCCACCGATAGCACTGCTGCCGTACAGCACCGACGCCGGTCCGCGTAGGATCTCTACGCGTTTGACGATTTCCGGGTCCACGTAGTTGCGGTGAGTTTTAGCATAAGGCCCGTTAGAAAAACTGGCGGGAACTTCGACGCCATCGACCTGGGTCAGGACTCGATCCCCATCGATCCCTCGGATGTTGTATCCGGTAGTGCCAGAACGTTGCCCGGTACCGCCCACCGACACACCGGGTTCGTAGCGCACCAAATCACGAATGTTATTGACGTTCTGCTCATCAAGTTCTTTGCGTTCATGCACGCTGACGCTGCTTGAAACCGAGTTGACCGACTGTTCAGTGCGTGTGGCGCTTATAGTGGTTTGTTGCAACATGACGGCATTGCCCGCCGATACCGGCGCGGCTTCTTCGTTAGGTATCGCAGCGGTCGCTACAAGACTGAATGCCTGCGCTGCAATCAATGCCAGGGTGAGTGAAGATTGGGTGAAGGTTTTACTTGGTGTCAGCATCGATAGCTCGCCGTCGTTAGGGTCATTATTCATAGTCACGCTTGATTTAAATGAGAATCAATTGCGTTGGCTATAACTAGACGAACGACGGATGGACATCGCGTAAAAACTATTGGTATTCACTACAGTTCATGCTGAGACACAACCCCATTGCAGATGGCTTTGATCAGCTTTAGCTCCTTTTGCACCGTGCTTGTGGAGACGTCGAGCTGGGCTGCAATTTCCGGATAGCTGCAGCCTTGCAAGCGATTGAGGGAGAATATTTTTTGCTGACGTGTACTCAGTTCAGTGAGGCAGGTGTTGAGGCGTTCAAGCAAGCGTTGAGCATGAGCGGCATCTTCGGCGCTGCTTTGGGATTGGGTGACGTTGCGCAAAACATCCAGCGGTACGTCTTCGATCATCGTCCGGGATTGAAGGCGTTGCGCACGCAGGTGGTCTAACGCCAGGTTTCGCGCGGTCTGATAGAGAAAGGGTGCCAAATGCTCGATTGAGCGTTCAGCCAAGGCGCGAGTGACGCGCAAGTAGGTGTCGTGCAACAAGTCTTCTGCCGCGAAAACGTTGCCAACCATTCTCTGCAGCATGCGTAGCAGAATTTTGCGCTGGGAAAGGAAGAGTTCATTGAAACTCGACTGGTTCACGGAATACCTGACCAATAAAATAGCTAATGATAATTGTTATCATCTGCGATATTGGTCAAGCGGCCATTCGTGACAAGCTATGAAAGATGCCCTGTCAGTCTGCGTTGTGCAGCGCCAGGCAATTGTCCAGCATCCGGTTGGAGAATGCCCATTCATTGTCATACCAAGCCAACACTTTCAGCAGCTTACCGTTTACCTTGGTGTGATTGGCGTCGAAGATTGAGGACAGTGGGTTGTGGTTGAAGTCACTGGAAACCAACGGCAACGTGTTGTAGCCGAGCACTTTAGAGTGGCGGCTGGCTTCCTTGAATATCTCGTTGACCTCTTCGGCAGTGGTTTCACGCTTGAGCTGCACGGTCAGATCCACCAGTGAAACGTTGATCACCGGCACCCGAACCGACATTCCTGTCAGTTTGCCCGCCAGTTCCGGTAGCACCAGCCCCACCGCTTCAGCCGCGCCGGTCTTGCTTGGAATCATGTTGTGTGTGGCTGAACGCGCACGGTAAGGGTCAGTGTGATAGACGTCAGTCAGATTCTGATCGTTGGTGTAGGCGTGAATCGTGGTCATCAAGCCGTTTTCAATGCCCAGCTCGCGATGGATCACTTGGGCCACGGGTGCCAGGCAGTTGGTGGTACACGATGCGTTTGAAATAATCTGATGCGATTGACGCAGCACGTCGTGGTTAACGCCGTAAACCACGGTGGCATCGGCACCTTTGGCCGGTGCAGAGATAATCACTTTGCGAGCGCCAGCAGTGATATGCGCAGCGGCTTTATTGCGGTCGGTGAACAGACCGGTGCATTCAAATACAACGTCAATGTTCTCGGCTTTCCACGGCAAGTCGGCCGGGTTGCGGATGGCGCTGACTGCAATTCGGTCCCCATTGACCGTCAGGCTCTCATCGTCGAACTCGACCGTGCCGCCGAAATGGCCGTGAACAGTGTCAAATTGCAGCAGATGTGCGTTGATCGAGCTGTCGCCCAAGTCGTTGATGGCGACGACTTGCAAGTCTTGCCGGTAACCTTGGGTATAGAGTGCGCGTAGGACATTGCGGCCGATGCGGCCAAATCCATTGATTGCGATGCGAAGAGTCATACAGCCGTCCTCTGTGAAATTTGTTGTTGGAATTACAAGATTATTCGCATAAAAATAGAAAACAAGCCTTTTTAGTGGCAATATTTTGTTTTATCTACAACGAGTAACCCGTAAGCCCATTACAGTTGTTCGAAGTCGTGCCCGAGCTCAGCCTAGGCTCGACTGCCGAAAATTGAAATCATCTGAACGGGTCACCTATCCGCTAGCTTGGAGTTCATTACATGCATCCCCGTGTTCTTGAGGTAACTGAGCGGCTAATAGCCCGTAGTCGTGCGACACGTGAGCGCTATCTGCACATGATCCGTGGCGCCGCCAGCGATGGTCCGATGCGCGGTAAATTGCAATGTGCCAACTTCGCCCATGGCGTGGCCAGTTGCGGCACTGAAGACAAACAAAGTCTGAAAATGATGAATGCTGCCAACGTGGCCATTGTTTCTTCGTACAACGACATGCTCTCGGCTCACCAACCGTATGAGCATTACCCTGAGCAGATCAAACAAGCCTTGCGTGAAATCGGCTCGGTGGGCCAGTTTGCCGGTGGGGTTCCCGCTATGTGCGACGGCGTTACCCAAGGTGAGCCGGGCATGGAACTGGGTATCGCCAGCCGTGAAGTGATTGCAATGTCGACCGCCATCGCGCTGTCTCACAACATGTTCGACGCCACGCTGTGTCTCGGTATCTGCGACAAGATCGTGCCGGGCTTGTTGATGGGCGCCTTGCGTTTTGGTCATCTGCCGACTTTATTCGTACCGGGTGGCCCGATGCCGTCGGGGATTTCCAACAAGGAAAAAGCCGATGTCCGTCAGCGCTACGCCGAGGGTAAAGCCACCCGCGAAGAGCTGTTGGAAACGGAGATGAAGTCGTACCACAGCCCTGGCACTTGCACGTTTTACGGCACCGCCAACACCAACCAACTGCTCATGGAGGTCATGGGCCTGCACTTGCCTGGGGCTTCTTTTGTCAATCCATACACCCCGTTGCGCGATGCCCTGACGCGTGAAGCGGCACACCAAGTCACCCGGTTGACCAAGCAAAGCGGGCAGTTCATGCCGCTGGGCGAAATCGTCGACGAGCGTTCGTTGGTGAACTCGATTGTGGCGCTACACGCGACAGGCGGTTCGACCAATCACACGCTGCACATGCCCGCCATTGCTATGGCCGCTGGGATTATTCTGACTTGGCAGGACATGGCCGATTTGTCAGATGTGGTGCCGACCCTTAGCCATGTGTATCCAAACGGCAAAGCTGACATCAACCACTTCCAGGCGGCGGGCGGAATGTCGTTCCTGATCCGCGAATTACTCGAAGCCGGTCTGTTGCACGAAAACGTCAACACCGTTGCCGGATTCGGCCTGAGCCGTTACACCCAAGAGCCATTCCTCGAAAATGGCACATTGGTATGGCGCGACGGCCCGATCGAAAGCCTTGATGAGGATATTTTGCGTCCGGTCGCTCGGCCTTTCTCGGCCGAAGGCGGCTTACGTGTGATGGAAGGCAACCTCGGTCGGGGCGTGATGAAAGTCTCTGCGGTCGCCGCCGAACATCAAATCGTCGAAGCGCCAGCGCTGGTGTTCCAGGACCAGCAAGACTTGGCGGACGCGTTCAAAGCCGGTCAATTGGAACGTGATTTCATCGCGGTCATGCGGTTCCAGGGGCCACGTTCCAACGGCATGCCTGAGTTGCATAAAATGACGCCGTTCCTTGGCGTGTTGCAGGACCGTGGCTTCAAAGTGGCGTTGGTCACCGACGGGCGGATGTCTGGCGCGTCCGGTAAGATCCCGGCAGCGATCCATGTCTGCCCGGAGGCGTTCGACGGCGGACCCTTGGCGCTGATTCGTGACGGAGACATTATCCGTCTGGACGGTGTTAAGGGTACATTGCACGTTCTGGTGGACGCGGCAGAGTTGGCCGGCAGAGAACCGGCAGTGGGTCTGCTCGACAACGGTGTTGGGTGTGGGCGCGAACTGTTTGGCTTCATGCGCATGGCTTTCAGCTCGGCAGAGCAGGGCGCTAGCGCCTTTACCTCGGGATTGGAGACGCTTAAGTGAAATTGGCTTTGGTGGGTGATATCGGTGGCACTAATGCGCGTTTTGCCATTTGGGAAGACGATACGTTGCATTCGGTCCGGGTGTTCCCGACCATTGATTACGCCAGCCCGGAAAAGGCCCTTGAGGTCTACCTCGAAGACCTGGACCTGCATCCGGGCGAAGTCGGCTCCGTCTGCCTGGCCGTAGCCGGACCGGTGGGCGGCGATGTATTTCATTTCACCAACAGCCACTGGCGAATCAGCCGTTCGGAATTCTGCGCCCACCTCAAAGTTGATAATTTGTTGATGGTCAACGATTTCACGGCAATGGCCTTGGGCATGACCCGGTTGAAAGACAACGAATACCTGACGGTGTGCCACGGCATGCCTGAAGCAGGGCGACCGCGTGTAGTGATCGGACCTGGAACGGGATTAGGCGTGGGCACGTTGATTGGCCTTGCCGATAACCATTGGATGGCCTTGCCCGGCGAAGGCGGACACGTTGATCTTCCATTGGGAACACCCCGGGAAGCCCAGATCTGGGCGCGATTGATGACAGAGCACGAGCACGTCAGCGCTGAAACCATCCTCAGCGGAGCCGGCTTGCTGCTGTTGTACCAAGTCAGTTGTTCGCTGGATAACATTGAGCCAACGCATAAATCGCCGGCGGCTATCACTTCGGCTGCCGTGGCAGGCGATCCGGTGGCGGCAGCGGTGCTGGAGCAGTTCTGTTGCTGGTTAGGTCGTGTGGCAGGCAATAACGTATTGACCGTCGGCGGGCGTGGTGGTGTTTACATTTGCGGCGGTGTGATTCCTCGTTTCAGTGATTTTTTCATTGCCAGCGGTTTTGCCAGGTCGTTCGCCGAAAAAGGCTTGATGAAGGATTACTTCAAGGGCGTACCGGTTTGGTTGGTAACAGCTGAATATCCAGGGCTTATGGGTGCCGGCGTAGCATTACAGCAAGCGTTTGGTCGCGTTTAATTTACTCGGCCTCAACTAAGAAACAGGCTTTATTGATAACAAGGACGACCCTGTGAGCTCAGTCAGTAAGTCAATTTTGCTGGTCGACGACGACCAGGAAATTTGTGAATTGCTGCAAACCTACCTGAGTCGCTGTGGCTTCATAGTGCGCACGGTCGGTGATGGTGCCGGTTTTCGCCAAGCGCTCAGTGATGAACCCAGCGATCTTGTGATTCTCGATGTCATGTTGCCCGACGAAGATGGCTTTAGCTTGTGCCGTTGGGTCCGCCAACATCCGCGCTATGCCCAAGTCCCCATCATCATGCTCACCGCCAGTTCAGACGAGGCTGATCGAGTAATCGGCCTGGAACTGGGCGCTGATGATTATCTGGGTAAACCGTTCAGCCCTCGTGAGTTGCAGGCGCGCATCAAGGCGTTATTGCGCCGCGCACAGTTCGGTCATGAGCGCAGCGGCGGCGAAGTGCTGGTGTTCGACGATTGGCGATTGGACATGGTCAGTCATCGCTTATTTCACCGTGACGGTGAAGAAGTCATCCTTTCCGGGGCTGATTTTGCGCTGCTCAAATTATTCCTGGACAATCCACAACAGATTCTTGATCGCGACACGATTGGCAATGCCACCCGTGGACGCGAGTTAATGCCGCTGGAGCGCATTGTTGACATGGCGGTTAGCCGCTTGCGTCAGCGCTTGCGCGATACCGGCAAAGCGCCGCGGTTGATTCGTACCGTGCGCGGCAGCGGTTACCTGTTGGCGGCGAACGTGACCTTCCAGGCCAGCAATGGCTACTGAAATGAGGGGCTGGCGCTTTCCAATGCCTCGTTCATTACTCGGTAGGATGTTGCTGCTGACCTTGCTAGTTGTGCTATTGGCGCAAGGTCTGTCCAGCGTGATTTGGGTCTCGCAGTTGCGCGCGACACAAATGGAAGGCTTGGTCACCAGTGCGCGCAGTCTTGCGCACTCCATGGCTGCCAGTGTCAGCTACTTCCGTTCGCTACCGGTTGCTTATCGACCGCTGGTGTTGGACCAGTTGCGCAGCATGGGCGGCACGCGTTTTGTCGTGTCTCTCAACGACAAGCCGCTGGAAATGGAGGTTCTTGGCCCCACCCTGCGCAAGCAAGCCGTATTGAATGCCGTCGAAGAGGTGCTGCGTCAACACTTGGGCAGCGAACCGACGATATCGGTGAGATTCGTGCGTCCTGAGGATCTGAAGATTTTCAACGGTGGCCTCAAACTCGACGAACTGCCACGTTCCTGGGCGCACTATGCGTTGAGTTTGGAACCGATCAACCCGCCCGTGCTCGTCACGCAAATCGAATTGTCGCCCGGTGAATGGCTGTACATTGCATCGTTGCTGCCGGAACCCTACACCACCCTGGAAGAGCAGAACCTGCCGACGCAACAGGTATGGTTCATTGGGTTAACCAGCAGCTTTCTGCTGCTATTCATCGGTCTGCTGGTGCATTGGCAGAGTCGGCCACTCAAGCGGTTGGCACGGGCCGCGCGGGAAATGTCATTGGGTACCGTGGTCGAACCGGTCATTGAGGGCGGCGGGAGTGAAGTGGTTGAAGTCAGCCGGGCATTCAACGCCATGCGCGAACGCATCAGCCGTTACCTTTCCGAGCGCAGTCAATTATTCAGCGCCATTTCCCACGATTTGCGCACGCCGATTACTCGGCTTCGTTTGCGGGTTGAGTTATTGGAGGATGAAAGCGTGCAGGCCAAGTTCAGTCGCGATCTTGATGAGCTGGAACTGCTGGTCAAAGGCGCCCTGCAATGCGTGAAAGACACTGATATTCATGAAAACATCGAGCCGGTGGACCTCAATCACGTGTTGGATTGTCTGGTCGAGCCCTACGTCTCGCCTGCCGGAAATGGCCGCGTGACCCAACAGGGCCAAGCTGGAGCGCTATTTTTAGGCAAACCGCTGGCGCTCAAGCGCTGCATGGGCAACCTGATCGACAACGCCCTCAAATACGGACAAAGGGCGCACCTGCATGTAACAGACGACAGCAGTGCATTTGTCCTCCACGTCGATGACGAAGGTCCAGGCGTACCCGAGCAGCGTCTGGAGCAGGTATTTGAGCCGCACTTTCGTTTAGCGGGCAAACAACAGCAAGGCTACGGGCTAGGGTTGGGAATCGCTCGCAACATCGCCCACAGCCATGGCGGAGAGGTCAGCCTGCAAAACCTGCGTGAGGGCGGGCTGCGCGTGACGTTGAGATTGCCTCGGACGGTTGATTGATCAATTCTGCTTCCCTGAATTCAGTGGGAGCGAATTCATTCGCGAATGGTTTGACGCGATCCATCTGATTGACCGCTTCCCGAATGAATTCGGTCCCACAGAATCTTCGGCGTCTCCCGCGAGCCCCCTATAGACCGGCTTGTACCATTTTGTGTGAATGTAACCAGTCTGTGACCATTGCGCGTCCCTTCGTTACGGTATTGCTCAATCCCTTGGTTAGAATCCATGCAGCGCAAGCTCCAGACTTGCTCATGTATAACAACAAGAAAAGGTAATCAGATGAATTCAATTTCCCGCCTCGCCGCCGTCATTTCTCTCGCCTCGTTGTTCCCTCTGAGCGTTCAAGCTGCTGACTCCAAAGGTACTGTGGAAGTAGTGCATTGGTGGACATCCGGCGGAGAAAAAGCTGCGGTCGATGTACTGAAAGCTCAAGTTGAAAAAGACGGGTTCACTTGGAAAGACGGCGCTGTAGCCGGCGGCGGCGGTTCTACCGCGATGACCGTGCTCAAAAGTCGCGCGGTTGCCGGTAATCCTCCGGGCGTTGCTCAGATTAAAGGTCCGGATATTCAGGAGTGGGCCTCTACTGGTCTACTCGATACCGACGTGCTGAAAAATGTCTCCAAAGAAGAGAAGTGGGACAGCCTACTAGACAAAAAAGTGTCCGACACGGTGAAGTACAAAGGTGACTACGTTGCTGTTCCGGTGAACATCCACCGTGTGAATTGGCTGTGGATCAACCCTGAAGTCTTCAAGAAAGCCGGTATCGCCAAGGCCCCCACCACCCTCGAAGAATTCTACGCAGCCGGCGACAAACTCAAGGCTGCCGGTTTCATTGCCCTGGCCCACGGTGGTCAACCGTGGCAGGACAGCACCGTCTTCGAAGACGTAGTGCTATCGGTTATGGGCGCTGATGGTTTCAAGAAAGCGTTTGTAGATCTTGATGGAAAAACCCTCACTGGTCCGGGAATGGTGAAGTCATTCACCGAGTTGAAGAAAATCGCTACTTACATGGACGCTAACCGAGCGGGTCGTGATTGGAACCTCGCTGCTGCCGACGTGATTAATGGCAAGGCCGGTATGCAGATGATGGGCGATTGGGCCAAAAGTGAATGGACTGCGGCGCATAAGGTAGCGGGCAAGGATTACGAGTGCGTTCCGTTCCCTGGCACCGAACATGCCTTCACCTACAACATCGACTCCCTGGCCGTGTTTAAGCAAAAGGATGCGGGTACAACGGCTGCTCAACAAGACTTGGCCAAAGTCGCGTTGGGTGAGAACTTTCAGAAAGTCTTCAGTATCAACAAAGGCTCGATTCCGGTTCGTCTCGACATGCTGAAGGACATGAACAAGTACGGCTTCGACTCCTGTGCCCAGACGGCAGCCAAGGACTTCCTGGCTGACGCTAAAACCGGCGGCCTGCAGCCGAGCATGGCACACAACATGGCAACGACGCTGGCTGTGCAAGGTGCGATTTTCGATGTGGTCACTAACTACATCAACGATCCAGCCGCTGATCCTGCGAAGGCAGCGACGCAGTTGGCATCGGCAATTAAATCAGCCAAGTGAACCTATAAATCTAACCACTGCTGGCTTGCCAGCAGTAAGCCCCAGCCGCAGTTCGTGCTGATGAAACCGGAGTTTGGTTTCAGGCACAACTGCGAACGGGTATTGATGTTTCTGACGTGGATTTTTCGATGAGCTCTGTCGCTGTTATCAGCAAAGCCTCGCCGCTCGACGTGCTTCAACGCTGGTTACCAAAGTTGGTGCTGGCGCCGAGCATGTTCGTCGTATTGGTCGGCTTTTACGGTTATATCCTGTGGACGTTTGTGTTGTCGTTCACCACCTCTACTTTTCTACCGTCTTATAGCTGGGCGGGATTGGCTCAGTATGCTCGCTTGTTCGATAACGATCGCTGGTGGGTTGCAAGCAAAAACCTGGCTGTCTTTGGCAGCATGTTCATCGCCATCAGCCTAGTGGTTGGCGTGGTGTTGGCGGTATTCCTCGATCAGCGCATTCGCCGTGAAGGGTTTATTCGCACTATTTATCTGTACCCGATGGCGCTCTCGATGATCGTCACCGGTACCGCTTGGAAGTGGCTGCTTAATCCCGGCATGGGCCTGGACAAGATGCTGCGCGACTGGGGATGGGAAGGCTTTCGTCTGGACTGGCTGGTGGACCCGAATCGCGTGGTCTACTGCTTGGTCATTGCAGCAGTTTGGCAGGCATCGGGCTTTATCATGGCTATGTTTCTTGCCGGTCTGCGTGGTGTTGATCAATCAATTATTCGTGCTGCGCAGATTGATGGCGCCAGCTTGCCTCACATCTATCTCAAGGTCGTTCTTCCTAGTCTACGGCCGGTGTTCTTCAGCGCTGTGATGATCCTGGCGCACATTGCCATCAAGAGTTTTGACCTAGTAGCAGCGATGACTGCTGGCGGCCCGGGTTACTCATCGGACTTGCCTGCCATGTTTATGTATTCGTTCACCTTCAGTCGCGGCCAGATGGGCATGGGCTCTGCCAGTGCGATGCTGATGCTCGGGGCGATTCTTGCCATCGTCGTGCCTTATCTGTATTCCGAATTGAGGGCCAAGCGCGATGAGTAGTCTGGCGAATAAATCATCTTTCAGCCTTAGTCGGATCGCGATTCACGCGGTCCTGATTTTCGCATGTTTGCTGTACCTGGTGCCGTTGGTGGTGATGTTGCTAACCAGCTTCAAAACA
The nucleotide sequence above comes from Pseudomonas sp. AB6. Encoded proteins:
- the edd gene encoding phosphogluconate dehydratase; translation: MHPRVLEVTERLIARSRATRERYLHMIRGAASDGPMRGKLQCANFAHGVASCGTEDKQSLKMMNAANVAIVSSYNDMLSAHQPYEHYPEQIKQALREIGSVGQFAGGVPAMCDGVTQGEPGMELGIASREVIAMSTAIALSHNMFDATLCLGICDKIVPGLLMGALRFGHLPTLFVPGGPMPSGISNKEKADVRQRYAEGKATREELLETEMKSYHSPGTCTFYGTANTNQLLMEVMGLHLPGASFVNPYTPLRDALTREAAHQVTRLTKQSGQFMPLGEIVDERSLVNSIVALHATGGSTNHTLHMPAIAMAAGIILTWQDMADLSDVVPTLSHVYPNGKADINHFQAAGGMSFLIRELLEAGLLHENVNTVAGFGLSRYTQEPFLENGTLVWRDGPIESLDEDILRPVARPFSAEGGLRVMEGNLGRGVMKVSAVAAEHQIVEAPALVFQDQQDLADAFKAGQLERDFIAVMRFQGPRSNGMPELHKMTPFLGVLQDRGFKVALVTDGRMSGASGKIPAAIHVCPEAFDGGPLALIRDGDIIRLDGVKGTLHVLVDAAELAGREPAVGLLDNGVGCGRELFGFMRMAFSSAEQGASAFTSGLETLK
- a CDS encoding ATP-binding protein; amino-acid sequence: MATEMRGWRFPMPRSLLGRMLLLTLLVVLLAQGLSSVIWVSQLRATQMEGLVTSARSLAHSMAASVSYFRSLPVAYRPLVLDQLRSMGGTRFVVSLNDKPLEMEVLGPTLRKQAVLNAVEEVLRQHLGSEPTISVRFVRPEDLKIFNGGLKLDELPRSWAHYALSLEPINPPVLVTQIELSPGEWLYIASLLPEPYTTLEEQNLPTQQVWFIGLTSSFLLLFIGLLVHWQSRPLKRLARAAREMSLGTVVEPVIEGGGSEVVEVSRAFNAMRERISRYLSERSQLFSAISHDLRTPITRLRLRVELLEDESVQAKFSRDLDELELLVKGALQCVKDTDIHENIEPVDLNHVLDCLVEPYVSPAGNGRVTQQGQAGALFLGKPLALKRCMGNLIDNALKYGQRAHLHVTDDSSAFVLHVDDEGPGVPEQRLEQVFEPHFRLAGKQQQGYGLGLGIARNIAHSHGGEVSLQNLREGGLRVTLRLPRTVD
- a CDS encoding ABC transporter substrate-binding protein, giving the protein MNSISRLAAVISLASLFPLSVQAADSKGTVEVVHWWTSGGEKAAVDVLKAQVEKDGFTWKDGAVAGGGGSTAMTVLKSRAVAGNPPGVAQIKGPDIQEWASTGLLDTDVLKNVSKEEKWDSLLDKKVSDTVKYKGDYVAVPVNIHRVNWLWINPEVFKKAGIAKAPTTLEEFYAAGDKLKAAGFIALAHGGQPWQDSTVFEDVVLSVMGADGFKKAFVDLDGKTLTGPGMVKSFTELKKIATYMDANRAGRDWNLAAADVINGKAGMQMMGDWAKSEWTAAHKVAGKDYECVPFPGTEHAFTYNIDSLAVFKQKDAGTTAAQQDLAKVALGENFQKVFSINKGSIPVRLDMLKDMNKYGFDSCAQTAAKDFLADAKTGGLQPSMAHNMATTLAVQGAIFDVVTNYINDPAADPAKAATQLASAIKSAK
- a CDS encoding response regulator transcription factor, producing MSSVSKSILLVDDDQEICELLQTYLSRCGFIVRTVGDGAGFRQALSDEPSDLVILDVMLPDEDGFSLCRWVRQHPRYAQVPIIMLTASSDEADRVIGLELGADDYLGKPFSPRELQARIKALLRRAQFGHERSGGEVLVFDDWRLDMVSHRLFHRDGEEVILSGADFALLKLFLDNPQQILDRDTIGNATRGRELMPLERIVDMAVSRLRQRLRDTGKAPRLIRTVRGSGYLLAANVTFQASNGY
- a CDS encoding glucokinase; this translates as MKLALVGDIGGTNARFAIWEDDTLHSVRVFPTIDYASPEKALEVYLEDLDLHPGEVGSVCLAVAGPVGGDVFHFTNSHWRISRSEFCAHLKVDNLLMVNDFTAMALGMTRLKDNEYLTVCHGMPEAGRPRVVIGPGTGLGVGTLIGLADNHWMALPGEGGHVDLPLGTPREAQIWARLMTEHEHVSAETILSGAGLLLLYQVSCSLDNIEPTHKSPAAITSAAVAGDPVAAAVLEQFCCWLGRVAGNNVLTVGGRGGVYICGGVIPRFSDFFIASGFARSFAEKGLMKDYFKGVPVWLVTAEYPGLMGAGVALQQAFGRV